From Actinoplanes oblitus, a single genomic window includes:
- a CDS encoding LuxE/PaaK family acyltransferase produces the protein MSVFTLAQDEKEAALLPQLDELTSFHRANCEPYDRILSASGYQKASGIAELPWLPVRLFKTLDLKSIPDDEVFKVLTSSGTTGDVSRIYLDKAAAAEQQKRLAATVQTVLGPKRLPMLLVDTKAMLKDRRSFSARGAGVLGMSTFGRDHVWALDLDGQVDLAAIRGFLARHGDAPFLIFGFTFLVWLHLYEVARDNGLDLANGILIHSGGWKKLVDQAVSPDEFRARLAGVGLTRVHNYYGMVEQIGTIFLEGPDGGALYCPDFADVVIRDPLTWAELPPGEPGLIEVISTLPTSYPGHVLLTEDLGVVHGIDDGAWPGKRFSVLGRLPRAEARGCSDTYREAA, from the coding sequence GTGAGTGTCTTCACCCTCGCTCAGGACGAGAAGGAGGCGGCGCTGCTGCCCCAGCTCGACGAGCTGACCTCCTTCCACCGGGCGAACTGCGAGCCCTATGACCGCATCCTGTCGGCATCCGGCTACCAGAAGGCCTCCGGCATCGCCGAGTTGCCGTGGTTGCCGGTACGGCTGTTCAAGACGCTGGACCTCAAGAGCATCCCGGACGACGAGGTGTTCAAGGTCCTCACCTCCAGCGGCACCACCGGCGACGTCAGCAGGATCTACCTGGACAAGGCGGCCGCCGCCGAGCAGCAGAAACGGCTGGCCGCCACGGTGCAGACCGTGCTCGGCCCGAAACGGCTGCCGATGCTGCTGGTCGACACCAAGGCGATGCTCAAGGACCGCCGCTCGTTCAGCGCCCGTGGCGCCGGCGTGCTCGGCATGTCCACCTTCGGCCGGGACCACGTCTGGGCCCTCGACCTGGACGGGCAGGTCGACCTGGCCGCCATCCGGGGCTTCCTGGCCCGGCACGGCGACGCGCCGTTCCTGATCTTCGGCTTCACCTTCCTGGTCTGGCTGCACCTCTACGAGGTGGCCCGGGACAACGGCCTCGACCTCGCGAACGGCATCCTGATCCACTCCGGCGGCTGGAAGAAGCTGGTCGACCAGGCGGTCTCGCCCGACGAGTTCCGGGCACGGCTGGCCGGCGTCGGCCTGACCCGGGTGCACAACTACTACGGCATGGTCGAGCAGATCGGCACGATCTTCCTGGAGGGGCCGGACGGTGGCGCGCTGTACTGCCCGGACTTCGCGGACGTGGTCATCCGCGACCCGCTGACCTGGGCGGAGCTCCCACCCGGCGAACCGGGGCTGATCGAGGTGATCAGCACGCTGCCCACCTCGTACCCCGGTCATGTGCTGCTCACCGAGGACCTCGGCGTGGTGCACGGGATCGACGACGGGGCCTGGCCGGGCAAGCGCTTCTCGGTGCTCGGCCGGCTGCCGCGCGCGGAGGCACGGGGCTGCTCCGACACGTACCGGGAGGCGGCATGA
- a CDS encoding acyl-CoA reductase translates to MSMRFRFGAEGDVTAPSDDRLAVGDPRVVDFLAKLARKLLAPALARRHPELGSLGYFLRPAELKRAVDRMRRDDALVFPRGNVFHIPPANVDTIFVYSWALAALAGNHNVVRISSRSAGAAEAIFQALNEVDADPVIARTQRMVTYGRDDAVTGALSRWADLRVIWGGDAAVEAIRRHPLRPSGRDLTFPDRTSWAVLSIPGWRAADPAARKAAALGFANDAYWFDQAACSSPRTVFLVGAGDAEAVRAEFLELLLEVVDQRGWTVDAAMAVEKRVNAYGLAATGAATSMEFPDNRITSLTLTGSDQVPRRWIGAGAFPFARAGSLVDLVPVMTRQDQTVSHFGFTPAELREFATALGGRGVDRIVPFGSALTFGAMWDGYDLPAEFTRLTTLQT, encoded by the coding sequence ATGAGCATGCGGTTCCGATTCGGCGCCGAGGGGGACGTCACGGCGCCCTCCGACGACCGGCTCGCCGTCGGTGACCCGCGGGTCGTCGACTTCCTCGCCAAGCTGGCCCGCAAGCTGCTCGCCCCGGCGCTCGCCCGGCGGCACCCGGAGCTGGGCTCGCTCGGCTACTTCTTGCGCCCCGCCGAGCTCAAGCGCGCGGTGGACCGGATGCGGCGGGACGACGCGCTGGTCTTCCCCCGGGGCAACGTCTTCCACATCCCGCCGGCCAACGTGGACACCATCTTCGTCTACTCGTGGGCGCTCGCCGCGCTGGCCGGGAACCACAACGTGGTCCGGATCTCCAGCCGGTCGGCCGGCGCGGCGGAGGCGATCTTCCAGGCGCTGAACGAGGTCGACGCCGACCCGGTGATCGCCCGCACCCAGCGGATGGTCACCTACGGCCGGGACGACGCCGTCACCGGCGCGCTCAGCCGCTGGGCCGACCTGCGGGTGATCTGGGGCGGCGACGCCGCGGTGGAGGCGATTCGCCGGCACCCGCTGCGGCCGTCCGGGCGGGACCTGACCTTCCCGGACCGGACGTCCTGGGCGGTGCTCTCGATTCCCGGCTGGCGGGCCGCCGACCCGGCCGCCCGCAAGGCCGCGGCGCTCGGGTTCGCCAACGACGCGTACTGGTTCGACCAGGCCGCCTGCTCGTCCCCGCGGACCGTGTTCCTGGTCGGTGCCGGCGACGCCGAGGCGGTCCGGGCGGAGTTCCTGGAGCTGCTGCTGGAGGTCGTCGACCAGCGGGGCTGGACGGTGGACGCGGCGATGGCGGTGGAGAAGCGGGTCAACGCGTACGGGCTGGCGGCCACCGGTGCCGCCACCTCGATGGAGTTCCCGGACAACCGGATCACCTCGCTCACCCTGACCGGATCGGATCAGGTGCCCCGGCGCTGGATCGGGGCCGGCGCCTTCCCGTTCGCGCGGGCCGGGTCCCTGGTCGACCTGGTGCCGGTGATGACCCGGCAGGACCAGACGGTGAGCCACTTCGGGTTCACCCCGGCCGAGCTGCGCGAGTTCGCGACAGCGTTGGGCGGCCGCGGGGTGGACCGGATCGTGCCGTTCGGCTCGGCGCTGACCTTCGGGGCGATGTGGGACGGGTACGACCTGCCCGCCGAGTTCACCCGCCTCACCACCCTGCAGACCTGA
- a CDS encoding sensor histidine kinase, which translates to METTYAGAPATYPIAPARRYLRQLGIDTQFVLLGFPIGLLTIVLCLAGFAVGVGTAIIWIGVPWLAATLLMARGFAHIERRRVASVLRRRITPPIYRTARTKGRVAKVFAPIADGQSWLDLAHGIFRFIPSTIAFCFVFTWWVVALAGLTYPLYDWALPHPPDNMELPELLGFPDTATVRIVFNLGIGLFFALTLFPVVRGSALLEAQFARGMLNGVNELRRQVAEANAARDVAQEQKAAAVSAEATALRKLERDIHDGPQQRLVRLAMDLGRAEQQFANDPEAARATVAEALAQTRETLDELRALSRGIAPPILVDRGLRAALTALAGRCTVPVDLDAPVAERLDPAVESTAYFVVAEALTNVAKHSHASEVRVSVERLATGLLVTVADDGVGGASLAKGHGLAGLDDRVKAAGGVLAVESPEGDGTRLTAALPI; encoded by the coding sequence ATGGAGACGACGTACGCCGGAGCCCCGGCCACCTACCCCATCGCCCCGGCCCGGCGCTACCTGCGTCAGCTGGGCATCGACACGCAGTTCGTGCTGCTCGGCTTCCCGATCGGGCTGCTCACCATCGTGCTCTGCCTGGCCGGGTTCGCGGTCGGCGTGGGCACCGCGATCATCTGGATCGGGGTGCCGTGGCTGGCCGCGACGCTCCTGATGGCCCGCGGTTTCGCGCACATCGAGCGGCGCCGGGTGGCGTCGGTGCTGCGCCGCCGGATCACGCCCCCGATCTACCGCACCGCACGCACCAAGGGCCGGGTGGCCAAGGTGTTCGCCCCGATCGCCGACGGCCAGTCCTGGCTGGACCTGGCGCACGGCATCTTCCGGTTCATCCCGAGCACCATCGCCTTCTGCTTCGTCTTCACCTGGTGGGTGGTCGCGCTGGCCGGCCTCACCTACCCGCTCTACGACTGGGCGCTGCCGCACCCGCCGGACAACATGGAGCTGCCCGAGCTGCTCGGCTTCCCGGACACCGCCACCGTGCGGATCGTCTTCAACCTGGGGATCGGCCTGTTCTTCGCCCTCACCCTGTTCCCGGTGGTGCGCGGATCCGCGCTGCTCGAGGCGCAGTTCGCCAGGGGCATGCTGAACGGGGTCAACGAGCTGCGCCGGCAGGTGGCCGAGGCGAACGCGGCCCGGGACGTGGCGCAGGAGCAGAAGGCCGCCGCGGTCTCGGCCGAGGCGACGGCGCTGCGCAAGCTGGAGCGCGACATCCACGACGGCCCGCAGCAGCGGCTGGTCCGGCTGGCCATGGACCTGGGGCGGGCCGAGCAGCAGTTCGCCAACGACCCCGAGGCGGCCCGGGCCACCGTCGCCGAGGCGCTCGCCCAGACCAGGGAGACCCTTGACGAGCTGCGCGCGCTGTCCCGGGGGATCGCCCCGCCGATCCTTGTCGACCGCGGGCTGCGGGCCGCGCTGACCGCCCTGGCCGGCCGCTGCACCGTCCCGGTGGACCTGGACGCCCCGGTGGCCGAGCGGCTGGACCCGGCGGTGGAGTCGACGGCGTACTTCGTGGTGGCCGAGGCGCTGACCAACGTCGCCAAGCACAGCCACGCCAGCGAGGTGCGGGTCAGCGTGGAGCGGCTCGCCACCGGCCTGCTCGTCACCGTCGCCGACGACGGCGTCGGCGGGGCCAGCCTGGCCAAGGGACACGGCCTGGCCGGCCTGGACGACCGGGTCAAGGCGGCCGGCGGGGTGCTGGCCGTGGAGAGTCCCGAGGGCGACGGCACCCGGCTGACGGCGGCCCTGCCCATATAG